The genomic segment TTCCTGCGTCCGCTGGACGACGTGGCCTATATCCGCTTTGCCAGCGTGTACCGCGACTTCGACAGCCTGGAGCGCTTTATCGAGGAGATTCGCGGGCTGAAGGAAGGCGACGAAGGCTAGGACAGCTTCGCCTGGGTGGTCCGGTAGAAGGCGTTGGTCGGGATATTCACGAGGTCACGGGTGTTGTGAAAGCCCAGCGAGCGGTAGAAGGCGAGCTGGTCTGGCCGATTGTCCGTGAGCAGGACCGTCTGCATGACATGGGCATACCGCTCCAGCACGGCCTCCATCAAGGCCCGACCCACGCCCCGGCGCTGCCACTCCGGGCGAACGAGGAGATCCTGCACATACAGGATGCTCACGTCGTCGGTGACGCCGCGCACCAGGCCGATCAGGACGCTCGCCCCGTCCCGCGCGGTCCAGACGAAGCCCGACTGCCGCAGGGCGCGGGCCAGCGCTTCCGGGTCGCGGGTGTAGCTCGTCCAGCCCACCGAGGCGTAGAGACTCAGCAGCTCGGGGAGGTCAGGCAGCGGGGCGGGGGCCAGGGTGAAGAACACGCCGTCATCCTGACCGTCCTCCCGGCGCGGCGCATCCGTTGAACAGCGCAGCCGAAGGCCCACGGGTGCCTCTGGTCGCCTCCCGCCTGAACGGAAAAGCCCCCGCACGGGGGCAGGGTGCAGGGGCGGGGAGGGGGTGGAGGGCAGCTCAGCGTTTGCGCAGCCAGTGCTGCACCGTGCCCA from the Deinococcus sp. NW-56 genome contains:
- a CDS encoding GNAT family N-acetyltransferase — protein: MFFTLAPAPLPDLPELLSLYASVGWTSYTRDPEALARALRQSGFVWTARDGASVLIGLVRGVTDDVSILYVQDLLVRPEWQRRGVGRALMEAVLERYAHVMQTVLLTDNRPDQLAFYRSLGFHNTRDLVNIPTNAFYRTTQAKLS